GCGTCTTTCACGCGATGCAGGCGGACAGAAACCGCTATTTCATATTATACGAGCTGGAAGCCGCGGAAGTCCTCGACGGAGAGGCGTATCTGGCTCGTCTCAACTCGCCGACGCCGTGGTCACAGCGCATCATGCCGCGCCTGGGCAATTTCATGCGCGGAGGTGGCAATGTGACTGCCCGGGGCGGTCGCGGTGAGGGCCATCGCCGGGGTCGTGCGGATCGAACGATCGCCGCGCGATCCGGGAGGGCTTGCGAATGCCATAGCTCGTTGCGACGGCGTGGTCGCCGTCCAGATCGGTGCGACGGATCAAGCCCGGACGTCCGTGCCTACCATTGAAAAGGGCATGCGGAACAGCGAAGGCTTTTTTGCCGGACTGCTGATGATCGAAGCACTCGACGAAGCGGCGGTGCGGACTGCCTGGCGCAATGCCGTCGAGGTGGCGCCCGATGTCGTTGGCATCCTTGATGATCCTGAGATCTACCAAAGCATATTCGCGCTCGACGCACGCATCGCCGATATCGGATGATGCGGTCGAAGGGTCGTCCGCAGGGCTCAACAGCACGATCAAGTCGCTCGGTGGCCAGCATTGCCTGCGGTGTGAATTCGATCGCTATATTTGAGCGCGATCGGCTGGAACGCCGGAGGTAACTGATCATCAATGACGAGATGGTGGCAGTCGTCGAGATGGCCGCCCCGAACCGTCGCATTACGCCCGAACTTGGTGATGTCGGCCACGAGCACGGACGTTCTCGAATTGGCGGCGATGGATTGCCGTGCCTTGACCTCATCGACATGGAAATCGAGCAGCGTGCCGTCCTGATCAACGCCGCCGACGCCGAATATCCCGAAATCGGCGCGGAAACCCGAGAAGAAACGCGCGGCGGCCTCGCCAATGATATCGCGGTCGAGTGGCCGCAGCGTGCCGCCCGCAATGGTGATCTCCACGTCGGGATTGTGTGCGAACGCTGCGGCCACGTTCAGGCTGTTGGTGATCACCCGCAGATCCCGCCGGCGGGAGAGTGCCTGCGCGACATATTCGGGCGTCGTGCCGAGCCCGATCATCAGCGACGTCCCGTCGGGGATAAGGTTGGCGGTCGCGTGCGCGATGCGCCGCTTGGCGTTGGCGTTCAACCTATGCCTGCTGCCATAGGCGAGGTTTTGGTTCTGGACGGGCAGGCTGACCCCGCCATGCACCCGCCGGAGCAGTCCCTGGTCGCAAAGCGCATTCGCAAGGCGGCGGATGGTCTGCTGCGTGACGTCGAAGCGCGCCGCGAGCTGCTCGATGGAGGCGGAGCCCTGCTCGCGCACGATCTCCAATATGTGGGCCTGACGTGTCGTGGCGGTCTTGAGCATGGGCTCTCCGTTCCCAACGAAAGTATCATTCGAACGTCGAAAACGCAATTTTCTGTTTCATATGGCGCCATGGTATGTTCATATGAACATGATAGTCGCTACGCCGATCGAAATCGCGTGGCTCGAGGGAGGGATGCATGGACCGGTCTTCCTGCGGCGACCGGCCTTGCCTTGCTCCGTTGGAGCGAGACGCAGCCAGCGCGCGTAGCTGCATCATGCAGAGAGCGAACCGGTCATG
This genomic stretch from Bradyrhizobium sp. CCGB12 harbors:
- a CDS encoding DeoR/GlpR family DNA-binding transcription regulator, whose protein sequence is MLKTATTRQAHILEIVREQGSASIEQLAARFDVTQQTIRRLANALCDQGLLRRVHGGVSLPVQNQNLAYGSRHRLNANAKRRIAHATANLIPDGTSLMIGLGTTPEYVAQALSRRRDLRVITNSLNVAAAFAHNPDVEITIAGGTLRPLDRDIIGEAAARFFSGFRADFGIFGVGGVDQDGTLLDFHVDEVKARQSIAANSRTSVLVADITKFGRNATVRGGHLDDCHHLVIDDQLPPAFQPIALKYSDRIHTAGNAGHRAT